A stretch of Acipenser ruthenus chromosome 1, fAciRut3.2 maternal haplotype, whole genome shotgun sequence DNA encodes these proteins:
- the LOC117400830 gene encoding starch-binding domain-containing protein 1-like, with product MISGFGPSVLLGIIVVLSAWALFIIQRNIFGQKGKRNAGETGAERLPAEAEEKTDVKSTGNLESPCIKEATDHLTKNGGNIQESKETSCVEEPMQEEDAAASTDSGSTSPNEMDLPSVEGHHTCTVPGSNEHLSEKNQTRLPKKEATVTGRKMTGSKADMNSAWEPSMEKTEISIMEATMNDNEWLKGLDDNSDGVLHGGESTKMQDAQSGVHTDSRAKEESARGDLDTAGIQESVQTSKKILAVSPMPQNVGVSFRVHYITRSPFQLIAVTGNHRELGNWENYVPLRQDKDGFWCNSVTLPADVKMEWKFVMVENGKIKRWEECFNRCLETTHDDIQAHTWWGCHV from the exons ATGATTAGTGGATTTGGGCCGTCAGTACTTCTGGGGATTATCGTGGTGCTGTCGGCATGGGCATTATTCATAATACAGAGGAATATCTTTGGTCAAAAAGGCAAAAGAAATGCAGGAGAAACTGGAGCGGAGAGGCTTCCTGCTGAGGCTGAGGAAAAGACGGACGTGAAAAGCACAGGCAATTTGGAAAGTCCCTGCATCAAAGAAGCAACAG ATCATCTGACGAAAAATGGGGGCAACATACAAGAGTCCAAAGAGACATCCTGTGTTGAGGAACCCATGCAAGAGGAAGATGCTGCAGCAAGCACTGACAGTGGTTCTACATCACCGAACGAAATGGACCTGCCTTCTGTTGAAGGACACCATACTTGCACTGTGCCTGGTAGTAATGAGCATTTGAGTGAGAAAAATCAAACTCGGCTCCCAAAAAAAGAAGCGACGGTAACGGGCAGGAAAATGACGGGCTCTAAAGCGGATATGAACAGTGCATGGGAACCCAGTATGGAAAAAACTGAAATAAGCATCATGGAGGCAACAATGAATGACAATGAGTGGCTGAAGGGGCTTGACGACAACTCTGATGGAGTTCTGCATGGCGGAGAGAGTACAAAAATGCAGGACGCGCAATCGGGCGTTCACACAGATTCAAGAGCGAAAGAAGAGAGCGCGCGGGGAGACCTGGACACCGCAGGTATACAGGAGTCTGTGCAGACCAGTAAGAAGATTTTGGCTGTGTCACCAATGCCACAGAATGTCGGTGTGTCTTTCCGTGTGCACTATATTACTCGTTCACCGTTCCAGTTGATTGCTGTTACTGGGAACCACAGGGAGCTTGGAAACTGGGAGAACTACGTGCCTCTAAGGCAGGATAAAGATGGATTTTGGTGCAATTCCGTTACCCTACCGGCTGATGTGAAGATGGAATGGAAGTTTGTGATGGTGGAGAATGGCAAGATCAAGCGCTGGGAAGAGTGTTTCAACAGATGTTTGGAAACCACCCATGATGACATTCAAGCGCACACATGGTGGGGATGTCACGTGTAA